In Flavobacterium sp. CBA20B-1, one DNA window encodes the following:
- a CDS encoding TMEM199/VMA12 family vacuolar ATPase assembly factor — MHPFSVEFKLSDNVFLQVLAVLFALFIVITWFRNHQQVRVIIRVLVGILAGFTSYYLVIAFFAIIQSFYTTIKDNTDPNKQSATITAYKEYDSTNTTRESAKSSRTKTRRNIFYKPLLNYKDENGAIKEQYGDISFSEKNKEPIGTEVKIIIDNNQIRMLSPIKTFAFIFNILALTFLGIFYYLFYKLAKTGKFDGIENVLLPLFCFVIFPIAFSLITYFTLNIGYEYFILHKETVSKNVAIFCTGLGIFLLLCFYGFLKYFWEAYRKKQKKRKKKLAKGKSLTKMEK, encoded by the coding sequence ATGCATCCATTTTCGGTAGAATTTAAGTTAAGCGACAATGTATTTTTACAAGTACTTGCGGTTCTTTTTGCTTTATTTATTGTAATCACTTGGTTTCGCAATCATCAGCAGGTTCGTGTTATAATCAGAGTTTTAGTCGGAATTCTAGCGGGGTTTACAAGTTATTATTTAGTGATTGCTTTTTTTGCGATTATACAGAGTTTTTACACGACAATAAAAGATAATACCGACCCCAATAAACAATCTGCCACCATAACAGCTTACAAAGAATATGACAGTACAAATACGACTAGGGAAAGTGCGAAGAGTTCTAGAACAAAAACAAGAAGAAACATTTTTTACAAACCTTTGTTGAACTACAAAGACGAAAATGGCGCAATAAAAGAACAATATGGCGACATTTCTTTTAGCGAAAAAAACAAAGAACCCATCGGAACAGAAGTCAAAATAATCATAGATAATAATCAAATAAGAATGCTAAGCCCAATAAAAACTTTTGCATTCATCTTTAATATTTTAGCACTTACTTTTTTAGGAATTTTCTATTATCTTTTTTACAAACTGGCAAAGACAGGCAAATTTGACGGTATCGAAAATGTGCTGTTACCGCTATTTTGTTTTGTGATTTTTCCGATAGCCTTTTCGCTCATAACCTATTTTACACTTAATATAGGCTATGAGTATTTCATACTCCATAAAGAAACCGTCAGCAAGAATGTTGCAATATTCTGTACAGGTTTAGGGATTTTCCTATTGCTCTGTTTTTATGGTTTTCTCAAATATTTTTGGGAAGCGTATCGAAAAAAACAAAAGAAAAGGAAGAAAAAGCTGGCGAAAGGAAAGAGTTTGACAAAAATGGAAAAATAG
- a CDS encoding toxin-antitoxin system YwqK family antitoxin: MKKLILTLLIFCTSILSSAQTKNIALLANDSLKQEGRYNNDGEKTGKWKYYHPNGNLKNSGKYKNGKLQGKWFAYYDNGNIEVITKYKKGKRSGSSKEFHENGKISAIGKYKNDLENGNWKGFHDNGLLSVTGTFLNGEPIKEWKRYHDNGQLETIGLYENGKHTGNWTAYYRNEQIEKSGNYINSLQTGLWNYYYDDGQVKAIINYKEGKQDGAYTYFHRNGQLAVSGFYIDDKKTGEWKNYNENGVLQLIGSYDNNLETGEWKKYHENGQIEYIGSRKDGAKIDEWKFYYDNGQLQAIGKYLNDLAKGEWKGYYTNGQVKNIGFYSNGKATGKLQRFYDNGQLKAVGDYDNGKETGLWNIYYDNGQLHYTGNFENGKGTGEWKWYGESGELLKITNYINGERTGEWKWYNPQNGNLIRLDNYLKNERTFYDKQGNPTRTVRIEVLDEKTDELKNIDND; encoded by the coding sequence ATGAAAAAACTAATTCTTACACTCTTAATTTTCTGCACTTCTATTCTATCATCTGCACAAACCAAAAATATTGCTTTGCTGGCAAATGACAGTTTAAAACAAGAAGGTAGATATAACAATGATGGAGAGAAAACCGGCAAATGGAAATATTATCATCCTAACGGAAATTTAAAAAACTCAGGCAAATACAAGAATGGAAAACTTCAGGGAAAATGGTTTGCATACTATGATAATGGCAACATAGAAGTTATTACAAAATATAAAAAAGGCAAAAGAAGTGGATCATCCAAAGAGTTCCACGAAAACGGAAAGATTTCAGCTATCGGAAAATATAAAAACGATTTAGAAAATGGTAATTGGAAAGGCTTTCACGACAACGGACTATTATCAGTCACAGGAACTTTTTTGAATGGAGAGCCCATAAAAGAATGGAAACGCTATCACGACAACGGACAATTAGAAACAATCGGACTGTATGAAAATGGCAAACACACAGGAAATTGGACTGCTTATTACAGAAACGAACAAATAGAAAAGTCGGGCAATTATATAAACAGCTTACAAACTGGTTTATGGAATTACTATTATGATGATGGACAAGTTAAAGCTATTATCAATTATAAAGAGGGCAAACAAGATGGTGCCTACACCTATTTTCATCGAAATGGACAGTTAGCCGTATCTGGATTTTATATAGATGATAAAAAAACTGGCGAATGGAAAAACTACAATGAAAACGGAGTTTTACAGCTTATTGGAAGTTATGACAATAATTTAGAAACCGGCGAGTGGAAAAAGTACCACGAAAATGGGCAAATTGAATATATTGGCTCTCGCAAAGATGGAGCTAAAATAGATGAATGGAAATTCTATTATGACAACGGGCAATTACAAGCAATTGGGAAATACCTAAATGATTTGGCAAAAGGCGAATGGAAAGGATACTACACTAACGGTCAAGTAAAAAACATAGGCTTTTACAGCAATGGAAAAGCCACAGGAAAATTACAACGCTTTTACGATAATGGTCAGCTAAAAGCAGTTGGCGATTATGATAACGGCAAGGAAACCGGTTTGTGGAATATTTATTACGACAATGGGCAATTGCACTATACAGGAAATTTTGAAAACGGAAAAGGCACAGGTGAATGGAAATGGTATGGCGAAAGCGGTGAATTATTAAAGATTACAAATTATATAAACGGAGAACGAACAGGCGAATGGAAATGGTACAACCCACAAAATGGAAATTTGATAAGGCTTGACAATTATTTAAAAAATGAACGCACGTTCTATGATAAACAAGGAAACCCAACAAGAACAGTCCGTATTGAGGTACTTGACGAAAAAACAGACGAATTAAAAAATATTGATAATGATTAA
- a CDS encoding SecDF P1 head subdomain-containing protein, translating into MKNLLFTLTTIFLLTAIATKAQEQQYFEFGWQNKYGIVDTDGQEIVAPIYDWKNYTLHYQSPYIALNSKNNGAIIINTQTGKKENFNYLAGSYLVDMDRKEYLFAYNDSTAFLMDNKDLEIRKNLPKKYIDIWQSGDYIIGNTAANDDGNTVDILSKKDLKIKLATQKIKNTNYYKTTNGQKIYAFIQQNLTVFYDEELNQIAAASKEIKDFEEVQTYLLSNSKIAIIEEPYPITEAMIGPPPKYPHINTRNETLEDGYVNFYIFQSKNDYVPFFKFKWNRSPQNKLIADRYVNKIEARSKKEHINETLFLFYTDVIREKIFFPKKYWKEIGLEQLYNTRKVDFDPDELVVKKANKDPYVFEPFTVEREDGIYVVLKSNNEYMYKDVVLAKNPVVSKADIEAAKAEIGEYIHRPIINVKLTEAGALKFAEASEKNVGKPLAIVINKKVISMPIVQSKIDGGKVQISGDFSMEEANKLAEKLKKMETINEE; encoded by the coding sequence ATGAAAAATCTACTTTTTACACTTACCACAATCTTCCTTTTAACAGCCATCGCCACCAAGGCTCAAGAACAACAGTATTTTGAATTTGGCTGGCAGAACAAGTATGGTATTGTAGATACTGATGGGCAGGAAATTGTTGCGCCCATCTATGATTGGAAAAACTACACATTACATTACCAATCGCCATATATAGCGCTCAATAGTAAAAATAATGGTGCGATAATCATTAATACACAAACCGGTAAAAAAGAAAATTTTAATTATTTGGCGGGAAGCTATTTGGTCGATATGGACAGAAAGGAATACCTGTTCGCTTACAATGATAGCACCGCATTCTTGATGGATAACAAGGATTTGGAAATTCGGAAAAATCTACCAAAAAAATATATAGACATTTGGCAATCTGGCGATTATATTATTGGTAATACAGCGGCTAATGACGACGGAAATACGGTAGATATTTTATCCAAAAAAGATTTGAAAATAAAATTGGCAACTCAAAAAATCAAAAACACCAACTACTATAAAACCACTAATGGCCAAAAAATTTATGCCTTTATTCAACAAAATTTAACCGTTTTTTATGACGAAGAATTAAATCAAATTGCCGCTGCATCCAAAGAAATAAAAGATTTTGAAGAAGTGCAAACTTATTTGTTATCCAATAGTAAAATAGCAATCATAGAAGAACCATATCCAATCACGGAAGCAATGATTGGCCCTCCGCCTAAATATCCACACATTAATACCAGAAACGAAACGCTTGAAGATGGTTATGTTAATTTTTACATTTTTCAATCAAAAAATGATTACGTTCCTTTCTTTAAGTTTAAATGGAATAGAAGTCCGCAAAACAAACTAATTGCAGATCGCTATGTAAACAAGATAGAAGCAAGGAGTAAAAAAGAACACATCAATGAAACGCTTTTCCTATTTTATACAGATGTAATACGAGAAAAAATATTTTTTCCAAAGAAATATTGGAAAGAAATTGGCCTTGAACAGCTGTATAATACTAGAAAAGTAGATTTTGACCCTGATGAATTGGTTGTGAAAAAAGCCAATAAAGACCCTTATGTATTTGAACCTTTTACAGTAGAGCGAGAAGACGGTATTTATGTGGTGTTGAAATCCAATAATGAATATATGTATAAAGATGTAGTGCTTGCCAAAAATCCCGTTGTGTCAAAAGCCGATATTGAAGCAGCAAAAGCAGAAATTGGTGAATATATTCATCGACCCATCATTAACGTTAAACTAACCGAAGCAGGTGCGTTGAAGTTTGCAGAAGCAAGCGAGAAAAATGTGGGAAAACCATTGGCAATCGTCATCAACAAAAAAGTGATTTCTATGCCAATAGTACAAAGTAAAATTGATGGTGGTAAAGTTCAAATATCGGGAGATTTCTCTATGGAAGAAGCAAATAAATTGGCAGAAAAATTGAAAAAAATGGAAACTATAAACGAGGAATAA
- a CDS encoding SH3 domain-containing protein has translation MMMIFLLSFQFVFGQKTLKQIITEIPSKNYFEAGKKQGISLQNEPLILKKLALEPLKEKEYFITGKYEINDQIVLFISKYWITEDIHSAILLDKSLNLIDKIDEVAYNNAEGFREVKSNVDYNILTIGMHNIYHNPNYTRKKYSITNNGFKEIQDQVIITTQPNSGVNIRNKPTLNGEIIDYAPNLTRFNFLSIHYSENWNNKNHWIEIAETGYSHSKGYVFSEFTNRHIEVISNEHKIIIDEISKDEFLKYEAYITPKPSVEKITDIDLIVSRLNKNLKGKFEDDYYIIEKIIAENGIEITSDLLECGVSAYYPAYHYLLLECGHSSNYLVNLKNGKDDINRIGNPDSYLPSPQNTFRLNGYYNGQASTHFLEKTNANSKPEYLLDFSSILALDYIEKYFWINDSTLVFKIEQNQYKLQIQHLK, from the coding sequence ATGATGATGATTTTTTTATTATCATTTCAATTCGTTTTTGGGCAAAAAACATTAAAACAAATAATTACAGAAATTCCCTCAAAAAATTATTTTGAAGCAGGAAAAAAGCAAGGTATATCTTTACAAAACGAACCCTTAATTTTAAAGAAATTAGCACTCGAACCGCTCAAAGAAAAAGAGTATTTTATTACAGGAAAGTATGAGATTAATGACCAAATCGTTCTTTTTATATCAAAATACTGGATTACTGAGGATATTCATTCTGCCATACTTTTAGATAAATCCTTAAACCTTATAGATAAAATAGATGAAGTAGCGTATAATAATGCAGAAGGATTTAGAGAGGTAAAATCTAATGTTGATTATAATATTCTTACCATTGGCATGCATAACATCTACCATAATCCAAATTATACAAGAAAAAAATATTCCATTACCAATAATGGTTTTAAAGAGATTCAGGACCAAGTTATCATAACAACTCAGCCAAATTCAGGAGTTAATATACGCAACAAACCAACATTAAATGGTGAAATCATAGATTACGCACCAAACCTCACCCGTTTCAATTTCCTTTCTATACATTATTCTGAAAATTGGAACAATAAAAACCATTGGATAGAAATTGCAGAGACAGGTTATTCTCATAGCAAAGGTTATGTTTTTAGTGAATTTACAAATAGGCATATAGAGGTTATATCTAATGAACATAAAATTATAATAGATGAAATTTCTAAGGATGAATTTCTTAAGTATGAAGCTTATATAACACCAAAACCTAGTGTAGAAAAAATCACAGATATTGATTTAATTGTCAGTAGGTTAAATAAAAATTTAAAAGGAAAATTTGAAGATGATTATTACATAATAGAAAAAATCATAGCCGAAAATGGCATAGAAATTACATCAGACCTATTAGAATGTGGCGTATCTGCTTACTATCCTGCCTATCATTATTTATTATTAGAATGTGGACATTCTTCTAACTATTTAGTGAACTTAAAAAATGGAAAAGATGATATCAACAGAATAGGAAATCCAGATTCTTATTTGCCGTCACCACAAAATACTTTTCGACTAAATGGATACTATAATGGGCAAGCAAGTACTCATTTTTTAGAAAAAACAAATGCAAATTCAAAACCTGAATATTTGCTGGATTTTTCTAGCATTTTAGCATTAGATTACATAGAAAAATATTTTTGGATTAATGATAGTACGCTTGTTTTTAAGATTGAACAAAACCAGTACAAGCTTCAAATTCAGCATCTTAAATAA
- a CDS encoding YbjP/YqhG family protein, producing the protein MNKLYVLMILFSFSFIKCQNKVIEKENATFKKNKIEQDTVHTEKAIQTIKDFYSVFYGSYDVEKNQYLKSKYLSKRILNRIDSLTSNNELILDYDPFIQAQDWDAETLIKTLDIEPLYNKNEYSISFSLFEDKEKTIIHLLLEKDVNGNYLISSILNDRHLNFYDYSIQVQNQMIEKNNNIVSYIPENYILNKENILESPNYRIKIYTHVEEFKTNKKRIFVLEKKVSSSYQRMIVSDNVIPCLKCAGGSGGMDSYSDIKLSDTEISFSKNSIVGDSLSVYSYIFSNTASDFYLTRVILNKSNLYTNENQFKTFNLNEKRISLSNFNVYEENILYNVPLSSETKFTEWDGNYTGNFLRIKEESADPRAYAKIQIVIDKNSAKFHLDSYLEIVNKELIITKMDTNRVFLAEKNNENSKYIITKNDKAFKLKSDLLNKIMADTTIYELEKY; encoded by the coding sequence ATGAATAAGTTATACGTTTTAATGATATTATTTTCTTTTTCGTTTATCAAATGTCAAAATAAGGTAATTGAAAAAGAGAATGCAACTTTCAAAAAAAATAAAATTGAACAAGATACCGTTCATACAGAAAAAGCCATTCAAACTATAAAAGACTTTTATTCCGTTTTTTATGGTTCTTATGATGTTGAGAAAAATCAATATTTAAAAAGTAAATACCTCTCCAAACGTATATTGAATAGAATAGATAGCCTAACTTCCAATAATGAATTGATTTTGGATTATGACCCTTTTATTCAAGCTCAAGATTGGGATGCAGAAACATTAATAAAGACCTTAGACATTGAACCGTTATATAATAAAAATGAATACAGCATTAGCTTTTCATTATTCGAAGACAAAGAAAAGACAATCATTCACCTTCTTCTAGAAAAAGATGTAAACGGTAATTATTTGATTTCTAGTATTTTAAATGATCGTCACTTAAATTTCTATGATTATTCTATTCAAGTTCAAAATCAAATGATAGAGAAAAACAATAATATTGTCTCTTATATCCCAGAAAACTACATTCTAAACAAAGAAAATATTCTTGAATCACCTAATTATAGAATAAAAATCTATACCCACGTAGAAGAGTTCAAAACAAATAAAAAAAGAATTTTTGTTTTAGAAAAAAAAGTATCATCTAGCTATCAACGAATGATTGTGTCAGATAATGTAATCCCTTGCCTAAAATGCGCAGGAGGATCAGGAGGTATGGATTCTTATTCAGACATTAAATTGAGTGATACTGAAATATCTTTCTCTAAAAATAGTATTGTTGGTGACTCACTAAGTGTTTATTCATACATATTCTCAAATACAGCAAGTGATTTTTATTTGACAAGAGTAATATTGAATAAAAGCAACTTATATACGAATGAAAATCAATTCAAAACTTTTAATTTGAATGAAAAAAGAATTTCATTAAGCAATTTTAATGTATATGAAGAAAATATACTTTATAATGTGCCACTATCATCTGAAACGAAATTTACTGAATGGGATGGTAATTATACGGGGAATTTTCTAAGAATAAAAGAAGAAAGTGCCGATCCCCGAGCCTATGCAAAGATTCAAATTGTTATAGATAAAAATTCAGCAAAATTTCATCTAGATAGCTATTTGGAGATTGTAAACAAAGAATTAATAATTACAAAAATGGATACAAATAGAGTTTTTTTAGCTGAAAAAAACAATGAAAACTCAAAATATATTATCACAAAAAATGATAAAGCGTTTAAACTAAAAAGCGATTTACTTAACAAAATTATGGCTGACACTACCATTTATGAACTTGAAAAATACTAA
- a CDS encoding short-chain dehydrogenase → MKNLFISLLIILITSCSDKDKTDQQLLNIDKKELLKNLDSDKVTTYKFGKILIRASAEKNTISPEFQSFKADMDRIFNKVIKYDIEHTESLSLLDYISMYRDYKKMKSFIIETDEDIFPTLSDAFNTIYGDSISKQTKYLEGNDKLYVQNIEHSILSAIVILSQDLGKEVALYECAKTKPELLPDSEIKTLLQFFRGFLFFEKQLYYLSEDEISRNINWLNHNKNVHLPYTKAMFGWGNLNNQQTHTGMHALNHLFRGFDRLMMEREIDEKRALNDFDIFLKDAQEIGLDNEIVWSIETYIHLKNNQNDKAITSLTKLKTSQLLSSTEKEKIDESIEYIKNRKSDQVLNRFYDKYFLSKIATKYMFSILSNIDWKKILEQQNVPHTEEIFKTIDNFKTILVNLEKYSNTENLKETGEEIKEKGLNIWNKTKELTE, encoded by the coding sequence ATGAAAAACCTATTTATTAGTCTTCTGATTATCTTAATTACAAGTTGTTCTGATAAAGATAAAACTGACCAACAATTACTAAACATTGATAAAAAAGAACTGCTAAAAAACTTAGATTCTGACAAAGTCACAACCTACAAATTTGGAAAAATACTCATCAGAGCCTCAGCAGAAAAAAACACTATTTCACCCGAATTTCAATCTTTTAAGGCAGATATGGATAGAATTTTTAATAAAGTAATAAAATATGACATAGAACATACAGAAAGCTTATCACTGTTAGACTATATTTCCATGTATCGTGACTACAAAAAAATGAAAAGTTTTATCATAGAAACTGATGAAGATATATTCCCAACATTATCAGATGCTTTCAATACAATTTATGGTGATTCTATCAGCAAACAAACTAAATATTTAGAAGGAAATGATAAACTATATGTTCAAAATATAGAACATTCCATTTTAAGCGCCATAGTCATTTTAAGTCAAGATTTAGGAAAAGAAGTGGCACTTTACGAGTGTGCTAAAACAAAGCCCGAATTACTTCCAGATTCAGAAATCAAAACATTGCTACAATTTTTTAGAGGTTTTCTATTTTTTGAAAAACAACTTTACTATTTGTCAGAAGACGAAATATCAAGAAATATCAATTGGCTCAATCATAACAAAAACGTGCATTTGCCTTATACTAAAGCAATGTTTGGGTGGGGAAATCTCAATAACCAACAAACACATACAGGCATGCACGCGTTAAATCACCTTTTCAGAGGATTTGATAGATTGATGATGGAACGAGAAATAGACGAAAAACGCGCATTAAATGATTTTGATATTTTTCTTAAAGATGCACAGGAAATTGGATTAGACAACGAAATTGTATGGTCTATAGAAACCTATATACACCTAAAAAATAATCAAAATGATAAAGCCATTACATCCTTAACCAAATTAAAAACAAGCCAGCTACTTTCATCTACCGAAAAAGAAAAAATAGACGAATCTATTGAGTACATAAAAAATAGAAAATCAGACCAAGTACTCAACAGATTCTATGACAAATATTTTCTAAGTAAAATTGCCACAAAATATATGTTTTCAATTTTGTCTAACATCGATTGGAAAAAAATATTAGAACAACAAAATGTGCCTCATACAGAAGAAATTTTTAAAACCATAGATAATTTTAAAACCATTTTGGTAAATTTAGAAAAGTATTCAAACACAGAAAACCTAAAAGAAACTGGAGAAGAAATAAAAGAAAAAGGCTTAAATATATGGAATAAAACAAAAGAACTAACCGAATGA
- a CDS encoding TPM domain-containing protein, with protein sequence MKNHILILLLLNQFFTVCAQIPQKSEISRSKSDMLMNVMRQPSISSFAAKTFFVRYGGVRAQHWGINRYILLQFEKDTVIVKEKEVRTNDMGIEDPESEKFVSEYRTQWTVEEPDKIILQQVQKDAGGEDVFTSNVLRYENGTILANLSHSKNEYVFKPTIWQPKGYITDFEVLFNENQIKELDSLVHDFEKRTTIQIVVVTLDQSYCDKDDFEAYTLQLANTWGVGQKGKDNGILIAISKEYRQMRIHNGKGIENILSDDETKQLIDESFIPKFKENNFFEGTKNGLKALMQTLETKQALQTEVEAFTTELIALIEQKNTQALQQISTDKIYCYLCFTERPEHEPFVNKQNFYSKHFQNIFNDDLVQRLKRNETTFYTNTTDYGDCLILYTTQHKNEFGDGHEGVQLGFWLKEENGKLKLGGIDAIP encoded by the coding sequence ATGAAAAACCACATCCTAATCCTTTTATTGTTGAACCAGTTTTTTACAGTCTGCGCCCAAATACCACAAAAATCAGAAATCTCTCGTTCAAAAAGCGATATGTTGATGAATGTAATGAGGCAACCGTCAATTTCTTCCTTCGCTGCGAAAACGTTTTTTGTTCGCTATGGCGGTGTAAGGGCACAGCATTGGGGAATTAACCGTTATATTTTGTTGCAATTTGAGAAAGACACTGTAATTGTAAAAGAAAAAGAAGTTAGAACAAATGACATGGGTATTGAAGATCCCGAAAGTGAAAAATTTGTTTCCGAATACCGCACCCAATGGACTGTTGAAGAGCCGGACAAGATTATTTTACAACAGGTGCAAAAAGATGCTGGTGGCGAAGATGTTTTTACAAGCAATGTTTTAAGATATGAAAACGGTACTATCTTGGCAAATTTAAGCCATTCCAAAAACGAATATGTTTTTAAGCCAACAATATGGCAACCAAAAGGCTACATTACCGATTTTGAAGTTCTTTTTAATGAAAATCAAATCAAGGAATTAGACAGTCTTGTCCATGATTTTGAAAAACGTACCACCATACAAATTGTGGTAGTAACGCTCGACCAATCTTATTGTGATAAAGACGATTTTGAAGCCTACACGCTTCAGCTGGCAAACACTTGGGGCGTTGGTCAAAAAGGGAAAGACAACGGAATTTTAATAGCTATTTCTAAAGAGTACCGTCAAATGCGCATCCACAACGGAAAAGGCATAGAAAATATTTTAAGCGATGACGAAACCAAACAACTCATCGATGAAAGTTTCATTCCAAAATTTAAAGAGAATAATTTTTTTGAAGGTACAAAAAATGGCTTAAAAGCTTTAATGCAAACCCTTGAAACCAAACAAGCTTTACAAACCGAAGTAGAAGCTTTTACCACAGAGCTCATTGCTTTAATTGAACAAAAGAATACACAAGCATTACAACAAATCAGCACCGACAAAATATATTGCTATTTGTGCTTTACAGAAAGACCCGAGCACGAACCTTTTGTAAATAAGCAAAACTTTTACAGCAAGCATTTCCAAAACATTTTTAATGATGATTTGGTGCAACGGTTAAAACGCAACGAAACCACCTTTTATACCAACACAACAGACTACGGCGATTGCTTAATTTTATACACCACTCAACACAAAAATGAATTTGGCGATGGACACGAAGGTGTGCAATTAGGCTTTTGGCTCAAAGAAGAAAACGGCAAACTCAAACTCGGAGGTATTGATGCCATTCCATAG
- a CDS encoding ABC transporter substrate-binding protein, which yields MNVLKYVLLSVFIAFISCKKATELTNEKINNQIEFANGLEIHNYADFTVMKVTKPWPNAEKSFTYVCAKSNKEIPDSLSKYPFIQVPVKNLVVTSTTHISSVVALNHSDKLVGFPNLNYISSAVVRKKIAQGGIQELSDKENLNFEKTVDLQPQIIVGLSMDSETSKFNQFEKAGIPVLYNADWVETSPLGKAEWVKFFGVLFDQQQKADEYFNNIVSEYTNAKKLVENVRKKPTVLSGAIFQDVWYVPQGESWMAAFIKDAGGNYLWSHTKGTGSLSLSLEAVLDKALNANIWIGPGEFTTYNQMTEANKHYEKFAPYQNKQIYSYSIKKGPTGGIVFYEDAPNRPDLVLKDFISILHPELLSNYKPVFIEPLK from the coding sequence ATGAATGTTTTAAAATATGTATTACTATCGGTTTTTATAGCTTTTATCAGTTGTAAAAAGGCTACAGAACTCACAAACGAAAAAATTAACAACCAAATTGAATTTGCCAACGGATTAGAAATACACAATTATGCCGATTTCACAGTTATGAAAGTTACCAAACCTTGGCCAAATGCTGAAAAATCATTTACATACGTTTGTGCAAAATCAAACAAAGAAATTCCTGATAGTTTATCGAAATATCCTTTTATTCAAGTACCTGTAAAAAATTTGGTTGTGACTTCAACCACCCATATATCATCGGTTGTAGCTTTAAATCATTCAGATAAATTAGTAGGATTTCCCAATTTGAATTATATTTCTTCTGCGGTTGTTCGAAAAAAAATAGCGCAAGGTGGTATTCAAGAATTGTCTGACAAGGAAAATCTTAATTTTGAGAAAACAGTTGATTTGCAGCCCCAAATAATCGTTGGGTTGAGCATGGACAGTGAAACATCTAAATTCAACCAATTTGAAAAAGCCGGCATTCCGGTTTTGTATAATGCCGATTGGGTAGAAACTTCTCCATTAGGAAAAGCAGAATGGGTGAAATTTTTCGGAGTTTTATTTGATCAACAGCAAAAAGCCGATGAATATTTTAACAATATAGTTTCAGAATACACCAATGCCAAGAAGTTGGTAGAGAATGTTCGCAAGAAACCAACTGTTTTAAGCGGCGCTATTTTTCAGGATGTTTGGTATGTGCCACAAGGTGAAAGCTGGATGGCCGCGTTTATTAAAGATGCAGGTGGAAATTATTTGTGGAGTCATACAAAAGGCACTGGCAGTTTGTCATTGTCATTGGAAGCTGTTCTAGACAAAGCCTTAAATGCCAATATTTGGATTGGTCCTGGTGAATTTACCACTTATAATCAAATGACGGAAGCGAATAAACACTACGAAAAGTTTGCACCTTATCAAAACAAACAAATTTATTCTTACTCAATAAAAAAAGGACCAACTGGCGGAATTGTCTTTTATGAAGATGCACCCAACCGACCTGATTTGGTGCTAAAAGATTTTATTTCGATTCTTCATCCGGAATTGCTTTCCAATTATAAGCCTGTATTTATTGAACCCCTAAAATAA